Proteins encoded within one genomic window of Conchiformibius steedae:
- the lptA gene encoding lipopolysaccharide transport periplasmic protein LptA yields MKNKFTAVLLGVVCVQAHALESDRRQPIAIQADQGSLDQKNQITVFSGNVVIQQGSLHIRAENVRVAQDKSGNQIMQAQGNPVKFGQQLDNKGQVEGQGKRVEYSSATGVVKLNGNAQVRRGGDIAKGETITYNMRTEVYTVLGGKAAGTKNGGRVSVIIQPNGSIQEAKPATKDKKAK; encoded by the coding sequence ATGAAGAATAAATTTACCGCCGTTTTATTGGGCGTGGTGTGTGTTCAGGCACACGCGTTGGAAAGCGACCGCCGCCAACCGATTGCCATTCAAGCCGACCAAGGTTCTTTAGACCAAAAAAACCAAATTACCGTGTTTAGCGGCAATGTGGTGATTCAGCAGGGCAGTTTGCATATCCGCGCCGAAAACGTGCGGGTGGCACAAGACAAAAGCGGCAACCAAATCATGCAGGCACAGGGCAATCCTGTGAAATTCGGACAGCAGTTGGACAATAAAGGTCAGGTAGAAGGTCAAGGCAAACGCGTGGAATACAGTTCCGCCACGGGCGTGGTCAAACTTAACGGTAACGCGCAAGTTCGGCGCGGTGGCGACATCGCTAAAGGCGAAACCATTACCTACAATATGCGTACCGAAGTTTATACTGTGTTAGGCGGTAAAGCGGCAGGCACGAAAAACGGCGGGCGCGTGAGCGTGATTATCCAGCCCAACGGCAGCATTCAAGAAGCCAAACCCGCTACCAAAGACAAAAAAGCAAAATAA
- the lptC gene encoding LPS export ABC transporter periplasmic protein LptC, whose amino-acid sequence MMLRSNWLFPLALAVILGGLSAWLERISTIHTETVRLNPKLPQYEMTGMAGRRFDEQGKLREKLDAQRAWQLPDGKDVFLQGADLQALDADGQHYSVYSELARYHLASKQIDFEQGVLLRRHHRQAEDTEIRTDTLTVDTVARTARTDAPVHFRQGRSEGSALGMFYDHNSGKLDLPAQVKALIYDPKYEE is encoded by the coding sequence ATGATGTTACGCAGCAACTGGCTGTTTCCTTTGGCTTTAGCAGTAATTTTAGGCGGATTGTCGGCGTGGTTGGAACGCATCAGCACCATTCACACCGAAACCGTGCGTTTAAATCCGAAACTGCCGCAATACGAAATGACGGGCATGGCGGGCAGGCGTTTTGACGAACAGGGCAAGTTACGCGAAAAACTGGACGCACAACGCGCATGGCAATTGCCTGACGGTAAAGATGTGTTTTTACAGGGCGCAGATTTGCAGGCATTGGACGCAGACGGACAGCATTACAGCGTGTACAGCGAGTTGGCACGTTATCATTTGGCATCCAAACAAATTGATTTTGAGCAAGGCGTGTTGCTGCGCCGACACCATCGCCAAGCAGAAGATACAGAAATCCGCACCGATACGCTAACGGTGGACACCGTTGCCCGTACTGCACGCACCGATGCGCCTGTGCATTTTCGCCAAGGGCGTTCTGAAGGTTCGGCATTGGGCATGTTTTACGACCACAACAGCGGCAAACTGGATTTGCCCGCACAAGTGAAAGCCTTGATTTATGACCCTAAATATGAAGAATAA